Proteins encoded by one window of Bradyrhizobium sp. B097:
- a CDS encoding HAD family acid phosphatase, with product MTLAAFHPCFATFSRHFLITAGFALSAHWATPDAQARDWDCAKKHTIDPLQPTNIGQLKDVLREYRYCGGYDKEFASVISKAKDELQKQASQTQNPALVLDIDETSLSNWLEIELDDFAFIPGGTCTLETGAACGDTAWELSARAEALAPTLDLFNTAKSLNVTIFFITGRSDRPDLRAATIQNLKQATYDGWKELFMRPISSPGANVTEYKTRMRAHIEDDLQYHIIVNVGDQQSDLSGAHTGQAFKVPNPFYFIP from the coding sequence GTGACCCTTGCTGCGTTTCATCCGTGCTTCGCGACCTTTTCGCGCCACTTTCTGATCACTGCCGGGTTTGCCCTTTCCGCGCACTGGGCAACGCCGGATGCGCAGGCGCGGGATTGGGACTGTGCCAAAAAACATACGATTGATCCGTTGCAACCGACCAATATCGGTCAACTCAAGGACGTGCTGCGGGAATACCGGTATTGTGGCGGCTATGACAAGGAATTCGCCAGCGTCATCAGCAAGGCGAAGGACGAGCTTCAAAAGCAGGCTTCGCAAACCCAGAACCCGGCTCTCGTTCTCGACATCGACGAAACATCGCTTTCAAACTGGCTCGAGATCGAGTTGGACGATTTCGCCTTCATCCCGGGCGGCACTTGCACGCTAGAAACCGGAGCAGCCTGTGGGGACACGGCATGGGAACTCAGCGCTCGCGCAGAAGCCCTGGCGCCGACGCTTGATCTCTTCAACACGGCAAAGTCACTCAACGTAACGATATTCTTCATTACCGGTCGTTCCGACCGCCCCGATCTACGGGCCGCGACAATCCAGAATCTTAAGCAGGCTACTTACGACGGTTGGAAAGAGCTATTCATGCGGCCGATATCGTCCCCGGGTGCAAATGTCACCGAATACAAAACCCGGATGCGGGCTCACATTGAGGACGACTTGCAATACCACATCATAGTCAATGTGGGAGACCAGCAAAGCGACCTCAGTGGCGCACATACGGGTCAAGCGTTTAAAGTGCCGAATCCCTTCTATTTCATACCATAG
- a CDS encoding S1/P1 nuclease, translating into MKSSRIALSLLSVAIAGFASPAHAWGQLGHSIIAELAQRHLSPTALANVKALIGETSLASISVWADDYKFTPAGKQTYRWHFVDIDVAHPNYDAAVDCLEKNGKGTCIVKGLPAAITMLKDKSLSKEERVLALKLVVHLAGDVDQPLHASERTADEGGNKLYVTLQAKRSDGSDYTRSSTFHSMWDDSLVDLQAYSWGGYADALDTTPLPTVDAPPYDEAKVAGWANDTHAIGIKAYQWLPPGTPVQNDKDHPVTINNDYPTSAKADLDSQLLKGAARLRAILDDALNQ; encoded by the coding sequence GTGAAGTCGTCCCGTATTGCCCTTTCTCTCCTGAGCGTCGCCATCGCAGGCTTTGCAAGCCCCGCCCACGCGTGGGGCCAGCTTGGTCACTCCATTATCGCCGAACTGGCGCAGCGCCATCTCAGCCCCACAGCTCTCGCGAACGTCAAGGCCTTGATCGGCGAAACGTCCTTGGCCTCCATCTCGGTTTGGGCGGATGACTACAAGTTCACGCCCGCCGGCAAGCAAACGTATCGATGGCATTTCGTCGATATCGACGTCGCGCATCCGAACTATGATGCTGCGGTCGATTGCCTCGAGAAGAATGGTAAGGGTACATGCATCGTCAAAGGCCTTCCGGCCGCCATCACGATGCTGAAGGACAAGTCGCTTTCGAAAGAAGAGCGCGTTCTAGCGTTGAAGCTTGTTGTACATCTCGCGGGCGATGTCGATCAGCCCTTACATGCCAGCGAACGGACCGCTGACGAAGGTGGCAACAAGCTATACGTGACTTTGCAGGCGAAACGTTCCGATGGCTCCGACTACACGAGGTCTTCCACCTTCCACAGCATGTGGGACGACTCGCTCGTCGATCTTCAAGCCTACTCTTGGGGCGGCTACGCCGACGCCCTCGACACCACGCCGCTGCCAACCGTCGACGCCCCTCCATACGACGAGGCAAAGGTCGCCGGCTGGGCCAACGATACGCATGCGATCGGCATCAAGGCATATCAGTGGCTACCGCCCGGAACGCCGGTGCAAAATGACAAAGATCACCCTGTGACCATCAACAACGATTATCCCACCTCGGCAAAGGCGGATTTGGACAGCCAGCTGCTCAAAGGAGCGGCGCGGCTGAGGGCGATCCTGGATGACGCGTTGAACCAGTAA
- a CDS encoding M20 family metallopeptidase, with product MDRLVATGTKLDEPFRPLMEGAPVQRTTIIGLGLLALLGCTPATAADLSTTIASMTEPAQGAYTFLHEHPELGKKEFKAQTYLEDALKQFGFTEFIASTEAPTAVIAILDSGRPGPTIALRAEMDARPLERNAVEPTSHMPRSQIDGLMHNCGHDIHASILLGTAGILIANKERFSGKIVFLFQPAEETPGGADDIVHEKILERLGVKAIFAEHVAPGMPIGTIGIAPDFALAGSNYFHLKIKGRGSHAAAPNEGSDTPLVAARMAIELSEYPARHLDIANKPVVISVTQFLADGNAGNVIPADADVSGTIRSFENISLGENGEPSLEQKLDLLVSRMASEAGVNYDWAVRPGAPATRNDPALFEQIIAPLGRTWPGMLDTHPGRGMFSEDFSYYTGVMPALYFSIGVSKDGRGLAGVHTKEFDAHPDIFAHGLRLMTTLAVIGTAGKMDWQ from the coding sequence GTGGATCGGCTCGTCGCGACTGGAACGAAACTCGACGAACCATTTCGTCCTCTTATGGAGGGGGCACCGGTGCAAAGAACAACGATCATTGGACTCGGCCTGCTGGCGCTTCTTGGCTGCACACCGGCAACCGCCGCAGATTTGTCGACCACAATCGCATCGATGACCGAACCCGCACAGGGCGCCTACACGTTCCTGCATGAGCATCCCGAACTCGGAAAGAAGGAATTCAAGGCGCAAACTTATCTTGAGGATGCGCTGAAGCAATTTGGATTCACCGAGTTTATCGCCTCGACCGAGGCACCGACGGCCGTGATCGCAATTCTTGATAGCGGCAGGCCGGGCCCAACTATTGCGTTGAGAGCTGAGATGGACGCCCGCCCCCTCGAGCGCAACGCGGTCGAGCCAACGTCTCACATGCCGCGCTCACAGATAGACGGCTTGATGCACAATTGCGGTCACGACATTCACGCATCGATCTTGCTCGGCACCGCAGGCATTCTGATCGCCAACAAGGAGCGTTTTTCAGGAAAGATTGTCTTCTTGTTCCAGCCGGCGGAGGAAACTCCGGGTGGGGCCGATGACATCGTGCACGAGAAGATCCTCGAGCGCCTCGGGGTCAAAGCCATCTTCGCCGAGCATGTCGCGCCCGGCATGCCGATCGGGACCATCGGCATCGCGCCAGACTTTGCTCTGGCCGGGAGCAACTACTTTCATCTCAAGATCAAGGGCAGGGGATCGCATGCGGCAGCGCCCAATGAGGGCAGCGATACGCCGCTCGTTGCCGCCCGTATGGCGATCGAGCTGTCCGAATATCCGGCCCGTCACCTGGATATCGCTAACAAGCCTGTTGTCATTTCGGTCACGCAATTCCTCGCCGACGGCAATGCGGGTAACGTTATCCCCGCGGATGCCGATGTCAGCGGCACCATTCGCAGCTTCGAGAATATCTCCCTGGGCGAGAACGGCGAGCCATCACTTGAGCAAAAGCTCGATCTGCTAGTCTCGCGAATGGCATCGGAGGCGGGAGTAAATTACGACTGGGCGGTCCGACCGGGTGCGCCGGCGACACGAAACGACCCTGCGCTGTTCGAGCAAATCATCGCGCCTCTCGGGCGGACATGGCCTGGGATGCTCGATACGCACCCTGGGCGTGGCATGTTCTCGGAAGATTTCTCATATTATACCGGCGTCATGCCCGCCCTGTACTTCTCCATTGGAGTTAGCAAGGACGGACGCGGACTCGCGGGGGTGCATACAAAGGAGTTCGACGCGCACCCCGATATTTTCGCCCACGGGCTTCGTCTCATGACGACGTTGGCAGTTATCGGGACCGCCGGCAAAATGGACTGGCAGTAG
- a CDS encoding SGNH/GDSL hydrolase family protein, which produces MRAALQEAADVNIVAIGSSSTKGEGAKDEASSYPGRLCAAFAARFARPIIHVLNRGVDGEEAGNEEARFDKDVFPHNPPLVIWQVGTNGAWKEKDYVLADVRDAILRGLDRLAATQTDVVLMNLQYAPALLDEDRPKPRTQEMQDIIAQIASDRRIGLFRRFEIMRYWHVNDGVRFDQMISNFDGFWLHQNDWSYNCVAQALCEGIISGVTSE; this is translated from the coding sequence ATGCGCGCCGCGCTCCAGGAGGCCGCCGACGTCAACATCGTCGCGATCGGCTCTTCGTCGACCAAAGGCGAAGGTGCCAAGGACGAGGCGAGCAGCTATCCCGGCAGGCTATGTGCCGCCTTTGCTGCCCGATTTGCTCGACCGATAATTCACGTGCTCAATCGCGGGGTCGATGGCGAGGAAGCCGGGAACGAGGAAGCACGGTTCGACAAGGACGTGTTTCCCCATAACCCGCCGCTCGTCATCTGGCAGGTCGGCACCAATGGGGCCTGGAAGGAAAAGGATTACGTTCTGGCCGATGTGCGGGATGCCATTCTCCGGGGCCTCGATCGACTCGCAGCAACGCAGACTGACGTCGTCTTGATGAACTTGCAATACGCCCCGGCACTGCTCGACGAGGATCGGCCCAAGCCCCGTACCCAGGAAATGCAGGATATCATTGCACAGATTGCCTCGGACCGCCGGATCGGCCTCTTCAGGCGCTTTGAGATCATGCGCTACTGGCACGTCAACGACGGCGTACGATTCGACCAGATGATCAGTAACTTCGACGGCTTCTGGCTTCACCAGAATGACTGGAGCTACAATTGCGTCGCCCAAGCCTTGTGCGAGGGCATAATCTCTGGAGTCACCAGCGAGTGA